The following proteins are encoded in a genomic region of Brachypodium distachyon strain Bd21 chromosome 1, Brachypodium_distachyon_v3.0, whole genome shotgun sequence:
- the LOC100841772 gene encoding AP2-like ethylene-responsive transcription factor ANT isoform X1, with translation MRAMASGGNWLGFSLSPNMAMEVPSSSEPEHAHPHPLPPPPASGAISASPANAATCNFLFSAPSQMAAPPPGYYYVGGAYGDGSSTAGVYYSHHPVMPITSDGSLCIMEAMMPSSSPKLEDFLGGGNGGGSHDTATYYSHQHGQQEEASRFYQQHQQLVPYNFQHLTEAEMYQQAATAPMEEAMAAAKNLLVTSYGSSCYSNVGMQPLSLSMSPGSQSSSCVSAAPQQHQMAAAASVAASQGGSNGGGEQCVGKKRGTGKGGQKQPVHRKSIDTFGQRTSQYRGVTSRHRWTGRYEAHLWDNSCKKDGQTRKGRQVYLGGYDNEDKAARAYDLAALKYWGPSTHTNFPLETYREDVEVMKSMTRQEFVAHLRRRSSGFSRGASIYRGVTRHHQHGRWQARIGRVAGNKDLYLGTFTTQEEAAEAYDVAAIKFRGLNAVTNFDITRYDVDKIMESNSLLPGDEARKVKAVDAANDLLAIQNSGSQLYPAEERSSTGGTDWRMVLHGTPQQAAPCAEVTDLRKGIMGGPHSSLHGIAGFDIVSAAHDIDVPGKISGEVNYSNSSSLVTSLSNSREGSPERLGLAMLHAKHPNAANLATMSPWMAMPVPAVTHAMRAPNNISHVPLFAAWADA, from the exons ATGAGAGCAATGGCTAGTGGCGGCAACTGGTTAggcttctccctctccccgaACATGGCCATGGAGGTGCCCTCGTCTTCTGAACCCGAGCACgctcatcctcatcctcttcctcctccgcctgctaGTGGTGCTATATCCGCTTCTCCCGCCAACGCCGCTACCTGCAACTTCCTCTTCTCCGCTCCTTCACAAAtggctgctcctcctccgggcTACTACTACGTCGGCGGCGCCTATGGAGATGGCAGCAGCACCGCCGGCGTCTACTACTCCCACCACCCTGTCATGCCTATCACGTCCGATGGCTCCCTGTGCATCATGGAAG CCATGATGCCATCATCCTCGCCGAAGCTCGAGGACTTCTTGGGAGGCGGCAATGGTGGTGGGTCACATGACACGGCCACGTACTACAGCCATCAGCACGGCCAGCAAGAGGAGGCAAGCAGGTTCTACCAGCAACATCAGCAGCTAGTCCCCTACAACTTCCAGCATTTGACGGAAGCAGAGATGTATCAGCAAGCGGCCACGGCGCCGATGGAGGAGGCAATGGCGGCCGCCAAGAACCTCCTAGTCACGAGCTACGGCTCCTCTTGCTACAGCAACGTGGGGATGCAGCCGCTGAGCCTGTCAATGAGCCCAGGGTCCCAGTCCAGCAGCTGCGTCAGTGCAGCTCCACAGCAGCATCAGATGGCTGCCGCTGCTTCTGTGGCTGCTTCCCAGGGAGGCAGTAATGGTGGTGGGGAGCAGTGTGTGGGCAAGAAAAGGGGCACTGGGAAGGGAGGCCAAAAGCAGCCGGTGCACAGGAAGTCCATTGACACGTTTGGGCAGAGGACCTCCCAGTATAGGGGCGTCACCAG CAGGCACAGGTGGACTGGGAGATATGAAGCCCACCTCTGGGACAACAGTTGCAAAAAGGATGGGCAGACAAGGAAAGGGAGGCAAG TTTATCTAG GTGGTTATGACAATGAAGACAAGGCTGCCAGGGCTTATGATCTGGCTGCTCTGAAATATTGGGGGCCATCAACGCATACCAATTTCCCG CTAGAAACATATAGAGAGGATGTCGAGGTGATGAAAAGCATGACAAGGCAAGAATTCGTTGCACACTTGAGAAG GAGAAGCAGTGGGTTTTCTCGCGGGGCTTCGATCTACCGAGGAGTAACAAG GCATCATCAGCATGGAAGATGGCAAGCACGGATTGGCAGGGTTGCTGGAAACAAAGACTTGTATCTCGGCACTTTCA CCACACAAGAAGAAGCAGCTGAGGCATATGACGTAGCCGCGATCAAGTTCCGTGGCTTGAACGCTGTGACAAACTTTGACATAACCAGATACGACGTCGACAAGATCATGGAGAGCAACTCCTTGCTGCCTGGGGACGAAGCACGCAAGGTCAAGGCGGTTGACGCAGCAAACGATCTGCTTGCCATCCAGAATAGTGGCAGCCAGCTCTACCCTGCCGAAGAAAGAAGCTCCACGGGTGGCACTGACTGGAGGATGGTGCTCCATGGAACACCACAGCAAGCTGCACCGTGCGCTGAAGTGACCGACCTTCGGAAGGGCATCATGGGCGGCCCTCACTCGTCCCTGCATGGCATTGCCGGGTTTGACATCGTTTCTGCAGCGCATGACATCGACGTTCCAGGCAAGATCAGCGGCGAGGTCAACTACTCCAACTCATCTTCCCTGGTGACCAGCCTCAGCAACTCGAGGGAGGGGAGCCCCGAAAGGTTGGGCCTTGCGATGCTGCATGCCAAGCATCCCAACGCCGCCAACCTCGCCACCATGAGCCCTTGGATGGCAATGCCAGTCCCGGCCGTTACTCACGCGATGAGGGCCCCGAACAATATCTCACATGTGCCTCTGTTTGCTGCCTGGGCGGATGCATAG
- the LOC100841467 gene encoding F-box protein SKIP22-like translates to MKLRLRSMDARGGVAETHRVQLPDTATLSDVKAFLAAKLSDAQPVPAESVRLSLNRSEELLSPDPSATLVALGLASGDLLHFTLSPLRSHPPPPQALPRNPSPDAIAISGIVACSTSPGEAGRTSSASLPQTIHIEPASSSPPSTLRLEPTLPVVSDSPDVVMAEAVDAAKSSPSFVIGLLKREMEAENAGSTEATVIHRFIIALHAALVDAGFLAANPPGCSLGFLKDWASGALPTLTVKYTLPEIVSVLPVAEEGKIVVLNYSLMPNFVMIYGCVPGAQSEVHRLCLELPKLAPLLYLDSNDVGEVEEKEILDLWRVLKDEMCLPLMVSLCRLNGLPLPPCLMALPGDLKAKILEFVPGVDLARVECTCKELGDLAADDNLWKTKCELEFKACGENSRLSKNWKQKFVAAWTVKVAASKRLQKRPSPRFWSYGWGSNPHGPLNFPVIGGDSDRLPFSVNHNFLGRSFGNQRRNISPSCNFGGGRQGFP, encoded by the coding sequence ATGAAGCTCCGGTTGCGATCCATGGATGCGCGCGGCGGCGTTGCCGAGACGCACCGCGTGCAGCTGCCGGACACGGCCACGCTCTCCGATGTGAaggccttcctcgccgccaagCTCTCCGATGCGCAGCCCGTCCCCGCCGAGTCCGTCCGCCTCTCCCTCAACCGCTCTGAGGAGCTCCTCTCCCCCGACCCCTCCGCCACCCTCGTCGCCCTCGGCCTCGCATCCGGTGATCTCCTCCACTTTACGCTCTCTCCTCTCCGGTCCCATCCGCCGCCTCCACAAGCCCTCCCACGGAACCCTAGTCCGGATGCTATCGCGATATCGGGAATTGTTGCCTGTTCCACATCTCCAGGGGAGGCTGGTAGAACCTCATCGGCATCGCTGCCGCAAACCATACACATAGAGCCTGCCTCATCGTCGCCACCGTCAACCCTTCGCCTGGAGCCTACCTTGCCTGTGGTATCTGATTCACCGGATGTGGTGATGGCGGAGGCTGTCGACGCGGCCAAGAGCTCGCCAAGCTTCGTGATTGGGCTTCTCAAGCgggagatggaggcggagAATGCGGGAAGCACAGAGGCTACAGTAATTCATCGCTTCATTATAGCCCTGCATGCAGCTCTGGTCGATGCTGGCTTCCTTGCGGCGAATCCACCGGGGTGTAGCCTCGGATTCCTGAAGGACTGGGCCTCGGGTGCTTTGCCAACACTGACGGTGAAATACACCCTACCGGAGATTGTTTCCGTGTTGCCTGTAGCCGAAGAGGGAAAGATAGTGGTGTTGAACTACTCACTAATGCCGAATTTTGTGATGATATATGGGTGTGTGCCTGGGGCACAATCAGAGGTGCACAGGTTATGTTTGGAGTTGCCAAAGCTGGCGCCTTTGCTATACCTGGATAGCAATGATGTGGGtgaagtggaggagaaggagattCTTGACCTTTGGAGGGTTCTAAAGGATGAGATGTGCCTGCCACTGATGGTATCTTTGTGCCGACTGAACGGGTTGCCCTTGCCGCCATGCTTGATGGCATTGCCAGGTGATCTGAAGGCTAAGATCTTGGAGTTTGTTCCTGGGGTGGACCTTGCCAGGGTTGAGTGCACATGCAAGGAATTGGGTGATCTTGCAGCAGATGATAATCTTTGGAAGACAAAGTGTGAACTGGAGTTCAAAGCTTGTGGCGAGAATTCTAGATTGAGCAAAAATTGGAAGCAAAAGTTTGTGGCAGCCTGGACTGTGAAGGTTGCCGCCAGTAAGAGGCTGCAGAAGAGGCCAAGTCCAAGGTTTTGGAGCTATGGCTGGGGGAGCAATCCACATGGCCCACTTAACTTCCCAGTAATTGGTGGTGATTCGGACCGTCTCCCGTTTAGTGTGAATCACAATTTTCTTGGGCGTAGTTTTGGAAATCAGCGGAGAAACATCTCGCCCAGCTGCAATTTTGGGGGTGGTCGTCAAGGCTTTCCTTGA
- the LOC100841772 gene encoding AP2-like ethylene-responsive transcription factor ANT isoform X2, which translates to MRAMASGGNWLGFSLSPNMAMEVPSSSEPEHAHPHPLPPPPASGAISASPANAATCNFLFSAPSQMAAPPPGYYYVGGAYGDGSSTAGVYYSHHPVMPITSDGSLCIMEAMMPSSSPKLEDFLGGGNGGGSHDTATYYSHQHGQQEEASRFYQQHQQLVPYNFQHLTEAEMYQQAATAPMEEAMAAAKNLLVTSYGSSCYSNVGMQPLSLSMSPGSQSSSCVSAAPQQHQMAAAASVAASQGGSNGGGEQCVGKKRGTGKGGQKQPVHRKSIDTFGQRTSQYRGVTRHRWTGRYEAHLWDNSCKKDGQTRKGRQVYLGGYDNEDKAARAYDLAALKYWGPSTHTNFPLETYREDVEVMKSMTRQEFVAHLRRRSSGFSRGASIYRGVTRHHQHGRWQARIGRVAGNKDLYLGTFTTQEEAAEAYDVAAIKFRGLNAVTNFDITRYDVDKIMESNSLLPGDEARKVKAVDAANDLLAIQNSGSQLYPAEERSSTGGTDWRMVLHGTPQQAAPCAEVTDLRKGIMGGPHSSLHGIAGFDIVSAAHDIDVPGKISGEVNYSNSSSLVTSLSNSREGSPERLGLAMLHAKHPNAANLATMSPWMAMPVPAVTHAMRAPNNISHVPLFAAWADA; encoded by the exons ATGAGAGCAATGGCTAGTGGCGGCAACTGGTTAggcttctccctctccccgaACATGGCCATGGAGGTGCCCTCGTCTTCTGAACCCGAGCACgctcatcctcatcctcttcctcctccgcctgctaGTGGTGCTATATCCGCTTCTCCCGCCAACGCCGCTACCTGCAACTTCCTCTTCTCCGCTCCTTCACAAAtggctgctcctcctccgggcTACTACTACGTCGGCGGCGCCTATGGAGATGGCAGCAGCACCGCCGGCGTCTACTACTCCCACCACCCTGTCATGCCTATCACGTCCGATGGCTCCCTGTGCATCATGGAAG CCATGATGCCATCATCCTCGCCGAAGCTCGAGGACTTCTTGGGAGGCGGCAATGGTGGTGGGTCACATGACACGGCCACGTACTACAGCCATCAGCACGGCCAGCAAGAGGAGGCAAGCAGGTTCTACCAGCAACATCAGCAGCTAGTCCCCTACAACTTCCAGCATTTGACGGAAGCAGAGATGTATCAGCAAGCGGCCACGGCGCCGATGGAGGAGGCAATGGCGGCCGCCAAGAACCTCCTAGTCACGAGCTACGGCTCCTCTTGCTACAGCAACGTGGGGATGCAGCCGCTGAGCCTGTCAATGAGCCCAGGGTCCCAGTCCAGCAGCTGCGTCAGTGCAGCTCCACAGCAGCATCAGATGGCTGCCGCTGCTTCTGTGGCTGCTTCCCAGGGAGGCAGTAATGGTGGTGGGGAGCAGTGTGTGGGCAAGAAAAGGGGCACTGGGAAGGGAGGCCAAAAGCAGCCGGTGCACAGGAAGTCCATTGACACGTTTGGGCAGAGGACCTCCCAGTATAGGGGCGTCACCAG GCACAGGTGGACTGGGAGATATGAAGCCCACCTCTGGGACAACAGTTGCAAAAAGGATGGGCAGACAAGGAAAGGGAGGCAAG TTTATCTAG GTGGTTATGACAATGAAGACAAGGCTGCCAGGGCTTATGATCTGGCTGCTCTGAAATATTGGGGGCCATCAACGCATACCAATTTCCCG CTAGAAACATATAGAGAGGATGTCGAGGTGATGAAAAGCATGACAAGGCAAGAATTCGTTGCACACTTGAGAAG GAGAAGCAGTGGGTTTTCTCGCGGGGCTTCGATCTACCGAGGAGTAACAAG GCATCATCAGCATGGAAGATGGCAAGCACGGATTGGCAGGGTTGCTGGAAACAAAGACTTGTATCTCGGCACTTTCA CCACACAAGAAGAAGCAGCTGAGGCATATGACGTAGCCGCGATCAAGTTCCGTGGCTTGAACGCTGTGACAAACTTTGACATAACCAGATACGACGTCGACAAGATCATGGAGAGCAACTCCTTGCTGCCTGGGGACGAAGCACGCAAGGTCAAGGCGGTTGACGCAGCAAACGATCTGCTTGCCATCCAGAATAGTGGCAGCCAGCTCTACCCTGCCGAAGAAAGAAGCTCCACGGGTGGCACTGACTGGAGGATGGTGCTCCATGGAACACCACAGCAAGCTGCACCGTGCGCTGAAGTGACCGACCTTCGGAAGGGCATCATGGGCGGCCCTCACTCGTCCCTGCATGGCATTGCCGGGTTTGACATCGTTTCTGCAGCGCATGACATCGACGTTCCAGGCAAGATCAGCGGCGAGGTCAACTACTCCAACTCATCTTCCCTGGTGACCAGCCTCAGCAACTCGAGGGAGGGGAGCCCCGAAAGGTTGGGCCTTGCGATGCTGCATGCCAAGCATCCCAACGCCGCCAACCTCGCCACCATGAGCCCTTGGATGGCAATGCCAGTCCCGGCCGTTACTCACGCGATGAGGGCCCCGAACAATATCTCACATGTGCCTCTGTTTGCTGCCTGGGCGGATGCATAG